In one window of Deltaproteobacteria bacterium DNA:
- a CDS encoding HD domain-containing protein — protein MHIRDPIHGAIELTADERALIDSPQYQRLRNVKQLGFADLAFPGATHTRYAHGLGAMAMATKLFDALAPQLQLEPADRDRFRQTLRLAVLFHDLGHPPLSHATEAIMPPIGDLNVPAWAREPGDRRAGHEDYTLKLLLDSALSAEIRRRFSSRGIEPEHVAGLICGRASPGAYPYRSGGHDLLPILRQIVSGELDADRMDYLQRDSFFTGVNYGKFDADWIVQNLAAVEREGRVYLALLHRAVFAFEDFLLSRYHMFLSVYFHSTSVGYEVLLQRWCESGEYALPADPDEYLLHDDVALLGALRSSQNPWARRIVRRQGYRVLMENAAGEDARTLHGMQQRLEESGVNGFVTVSRGVLSHYGKEATLWVKSPRGEVPIGDYTPLYERYAEAATLARLYVEPERWDEARRLLTSE, from the coding sequence ATGCACATCCGCGATCCCATCCACGGCGCCATCGAGCTCACCGCCGACGAGCGCGCGCTGATCGACAGCCCGCAGTACCAGCGGCTGCGCAACGTGAAGCAGCTCGGGTTCGCCGACCTCGCGTTCCCCGGTGCGACGCACACGCGCTACGCCCACGGGCTCGGCGCGATGGCGATGGCCACCAAGCTGTTCGATGCGCTCGCGCCGCAACTCCAGCTCGAGCCCGCCGATCGCGACCGTTTCCGGCAGACGTTGCGGCTCGCGGTCCTCTTCCACGACCTCGGCCACCCGCCGCTGTCGCACGCCACCGAGGCGATCATGCCGCCGATCGGCGACCTCAACGTGCCCGCCTGGGCGCGGGAGCCCGGCGATCGCCGCGCGGGTCACGAGGACTACACGCTCAAGCTGCTGCTCGACTCCGCGCTCTCGGCCGAGATCCGGCGGCGCTTCTCCTCCCGCGGCATCGAGCCGGAGCACGTCGCCGGACTGATCTGCGGAAGAGCGTCTCCGGGCGCCTATCCGTATCGAAGCGGCGGCCACGATCTGCTGCCCATCCTCCGCCAGATCGTCTCCGGCGAGCTGGACGCCGATCGCATGGATTACCTGCAGCGCGATTCGTTCTTCACCGGCGTCAACTACGGCAAGTTCGACGCGGACTGGATCGTCCAGAACCTCGCCGCGGTGGAGCGCGAGGGGCGCGTCTACCTGGCGCTCCTGCATCGCGCGGTGTTCGCGTTCGAGGACTTCCTCCTCTCGCGCTACCACATGTTTCTCTCCGTGTACTTCCATTCCACCTCGGTCGGATACGAGGTCCTGCTCCAGCGTTGGTGCGAGAGCGGCGAGTACGCGCTGCCCGCCGATCCGGACGAGTACCTGCTGCACGACGACGTCGCGCTGCTCGGGGCGCTGCGCTCGTCGCAGAATCCCTGGGCCCGGCGCATCGTGCGCCGCCAGGGATATCGCGTGCTGATGGAGAACGCCGCCGGCGAGGACGCGCGGACGCTCCATGGGATGCAGCAGCGGCTGGAGGAATCGGGCGTGAACGGCTTCGTCACGGTCAGCCGCGGCGTGCTTTCGCACTACGGGAAGGAAGCCACGCTGTGGGTGAAGTCACCGAGGGGCGAGGTGCCGATCGGCGACTACACGCCGCTCTACGAACGCTACGCGGAAGCGGCCACGCTCGCGCGGTTGTACGTCGAGCCGGAGAGGTGGGACGAGGCCCGCCGCTTGCTCACATCGGAGTGA
- a CDS encoding fatty acid hydroxylase: protein MFYLAPHPKLARPRRGSPLMFSVPWVEKYLSRVRPWHVVAIWGPFTLYMLYRASAHSGGLAIVAWAALGLFSWTLLEYLLHRWVFHFEPHPGSELQRDASFLIHGIHHDYPWDRDRLVMPPTVTAVIAAVAWVAFRWMGPLEYPWFAGLVVGYLWYDLTHYYLHHAAPTTAAGKWLRRYHLVHHFQTPDRRYGITTPLWDRVFGTYPRDRYQGLPDDEARLEAGA from the coding sequence ATGTTCTACCTCGCGCCGCATCCGAAGCTCGCTCGCCCGCGCCGCGGCAGTCCGCTGATGTTCAGCGTCCCGTGGGTGGAGAAGTATCTGTCGCGCGTCCGTCCCTGGCACGTGGTAGCCATCTGGGGCCCGTTCACGCTCTACATGTTGTATCGCGCCTCCGCGCATTCCGGTGGGCTCGCCATCGTTGCCTGGGCGGCCTTGGGCCTCTTCTCCTGGACGCTGCTCGAATACCTCCTGCACCGCTGGGTATTCCATTTCGAGCCGCATCCCGGCTCGGAGCTACAGCGCGACGCTTCCTTCCTCATCCATGGCATCCATCACGACTACCCTTGGGACCGCGACCGCCTGGTGATGCCGCCGACGGTCACGGCGGTGATCGCGGCAGTCGCCTGGGTCGCCTTCCGCTGGATGGGGCCGCTCGAATATCCCTGGTTCGCCGGGTTGGTGGTCGGGTACCTCTGGTACGACCTCACGCACTATTATCTCCATCACGCGGCGCCCACCACGGCCGCAGGCAAGTGGCTGCGCCGATATCACCTGGTCCACCACTTCCAGACGCCCGACCGGCGCTACGGCATCACGACGCCCCTCTGGGACCGGGTGTTCGGCACGTATCCGCGCGACCGCTACCAGGGCCTGCCCGACGACGAAGCCCGCCTCGAGGCGGGTGCCTGA
- a CDS encoding CPBP family intramembrane metalloprotease, with product MALACAACAPVMHQARRAPDAPPSARELESQQRVANCPVNAGLFVPGVLQMCRGRKTEGTVLASLGVAELGAAVAGGAANGFSSSAAGVPLIALGDLWTLSVIDVALEEQRAARLSYVPQESLAELARAPFSFEVLSRSSVWAGIAGSLAAGILVSAIVDHGIDTSNAGKRPVIFGREMNSAVGYPLAAAVGVGLFEHVAVAEEMAFRGALQSSWARSLDETRAWAYASLVFGAAHGSNVLFLDRGQRLTYLAVGLPFITLLGGYLGLAYRWNDYSLAPSVAIHFWYDFLIEAFAFVTDPKNSPLALSWGMPF from the coding sequence ATGGCGCTTGCCTGCGCCGCGTGCGCACCGGTGATGCATCAGGCGCGGCGCGCGCCCGACGCCCCGCCCAGCGCACGCGAGCTCGAATCGCAGCAACGGGTCGCCAACTGCCCGGTCAACGCCGGCCTGTTCGTCCCCGGAGTCCTGCAGATGTGCAGGGGTCGGAAGACCGAAGGCACGGTGCTCGCATCGCTGGGTGTCGCCGAGCTGGGTGCTGCGGTCGCCGGCGGAGCCGCGAACGGTTTCAGCTCGTCGGCGGCCGGCGTCCCGCTGATCGCCCTCGGCGATCTCTGGACGCTGTCGGTGATCGACGTGGCGCTGGAAGAGCAGCGCGCGGCGCGGTTGTCGTACGTTCCCCAGGAGTCCCTCGCCGAGCTGGCGCGCGCTCCCTTCTCCTTCGAAGTGCTCTCCAGGTCGTCCGTCTGGGCCGGCATCGCGGGATCGCTCGCGGCCGGCATCCTCGTCTCCGCCATCGTCGACCACGGGATCGACACGAGTAACGCCGGAAAGCGGCCGGTCATCTTCGGTCGCGAGATGAACAGCGCCGTCGGATATCCGCTGGCGGCTGCCGTGGGCGTGGGCCTGTTCGAGCACGTCGCCGTCGCCGAGGAGATGGCGTTCCGGGGCGCCCTGCAGTCCAGCTGGGCCCGGTCGCTGGACGAGACGCGGGCGTGGGCATACGCATCTCTCGTCTTCGGTGCGGCGCACGGCTCGAACGTCCTGTTTCTCGACCGCGGCCAGCGCCTCACGTACCTGGCCGTCGGCTTGCCGTTCATCACGCTTCTCGGCGGCTACCTGGGGCTCGCCTACCGCTGGAACGATTACAGTCTTGCGCCCTCCGTCGCGATCCACTTCTGGTACGATTTCCTCATCGAGGCCTTTGCGTTCGTCACCGATCCGAAGAACTCGCCGCTCGCCCTCTCCTGGGGAATGCCCTTCTGA
- a CDS encoding GAF domain-containing protein produces the protein MPRQGSGCYARPVNRLQQRVEKLGGILDVAKALVAERDLDRLLKLIVHAAARVVEADRCSLFLVDRERGELWTKVAQGIGTKEIRIPIDRGIAGAVATTNAAINIPDAYKDPRFNQNVDKQTGYKTRNILCVPMRSVEGDVVGVLQALNKLDGKAFTDEDEELLFALGGQAAAAVNNALLHHEIEQLFEGFVRASVVAIEARDPTTAGHSGRVARLSVGLGDMLPRAGKTAGRWTGSSLTAQERQELRYAAMLHDFGKVGVRENVLVKANKLEPLELENLRGRFETIYVQEELQAERDKVQLLLRSPAEEARHRMADVEARLAERKRELSGMFEFVVSCNRPTVLPEGTFDRLHDIARSTFKGPFSGEHRPFLSENEVIKLSIRKGSLTEDERREIESHVTHTYRFLTQIPWTRTLKRVPDIAYGHHEKLTGQGYPRSLKEPEIALPTRMMTISDIYDALTASDRPYKRAVPKEKAYDILLDEAKRGELDSDLLRVFIEADVPGNAPQEP, from the coding sequence ATACCCCGCCAAGGGAGCGGATGCTATGCTCGCCCGGTGAACCGGCTCCAGCAGCGCGTCGAGAAGCTCGGCGGCATCCTCGACGTAGCCAAGGCGCTCGTTGCCGAGCGCGATCTCGACAGACTGCTGAAGCTGATCGTCCACGCCGCCGCGCGGGTGGTGGAAGCGGACCGCTGCTCGCTCTTCCTCGTCGACCGCGAGCGCGGCGAGCTGTGGACCAAGGTCGCCCAGGGCATCGGGACGAAGGAGATCCGCATCCCGATCGATCGCGGCATCGCCGGCGCGGTGGCGACGACGAACGCCGCGATCAACATCCCAGACGCTTACAAGGACCCCCGCTTCAACCAGAACGTCGACAAGCAGACCGGCTACAAGACCCGCAACATCCTCTGCGTGCCGATGCGCTCTGTCGAGGGCGACGTGGTCGGCGTCCTCCAGGCGCTCAACAAGCTCGACGGCAAGGCCTTCACCGACGAGGACGAAGAGCTGCTCTTCGCTCTCGGCGGCCAGGCCGCGGCCGCCGTCAACAACGCCCTGCTGCACCACGAGATCGAGCAGCTGTTCGAAGGATTCGTCCGGGCCAGCGTCGTCGCCATCGAGGCGCGGGACCCGACCACCGCCGGCCACTCGGGACGCGTGGCGCGGCTCTCGGTGGGGCTGGGCGACATGCTGCCGCGCGCGGGCAAGACCGCGGGCCGCTGGACGGGCTCGTCGCTGACGGCGCAGGAGCGCCAGGAGCTTCGCTACGCGGCGATGCTCCACGACTTCGGCAAGGTCGGCGTGCGCGAGAACGTGCTGGTGAAGGCGAACAAGCTCGAGCCGCTCGAGCTGGAGAACCTGCGAGGCCGGTTCGAGACCATCTACGTGCAGGAGGAGCTGCAGGCGGAGCGCGACAAGGTGCAGCTCCTGCTCCGCTCGCCCGCGGAAGAGGCGCGGCACCGCATGGCCGACGTCGAAGCCAGGCTCGCGGAGCGCAAGCGCGAGCTCTCCGGAATGTTCGAGTTCGTGGTCTCCTGCAACCGGCCCACCGTGCTTCCCGAAGGCACCTTCGACCGGCTGCACGACATCGCCCGCAGCACGTTCAAGGGGCCGTTCTCGGGAGAGCATCGCCCATTCCTCTCCGAGAACGAGGTCATCAAGCTCTCCATCCGCAAAGGCTCGCTGACGGAGGACGAGCGGCGGGAGATCGAGTCGCACGTGACGCACACCTACCGGTTCCTCACCCAGATTCCCTGGACGCGGACGCTGAAGCGCGTGCCGGACATCGCCTACGGCCACCACGAGAAGCTCACCGGCCAAGGCTATCCGCGGTCGCTGAAGGAACCGGAGATCGCGCTTCCCACCCGGATGATGACCATCAGCGACATCTACGACGCGCTCACCGCCAGCGATCGTCCGTACAAGCGTGCCGTGCCAAAGGAGAAGGCCTACGACATCCTGCTCGACGAGGCGAAGCGCGGCGAGCTCGACTCCGACCTGCTTCGCGTCTTCATCGAAGCCGACGTGCCGGGAAACGCGCCTCAGGAGCCCTGA